The following proteins are encoded in a genomic region of Oryctolagus cuniculus chromosome 6, mOryCun1.1, whole genome shotgun sequence:
- the SKP1 gene encoding S-phase kinase-associated protein 1 isoform X3 — MPSIKLQSSDGEIFEVDVEIAKQSVTIKTMLEGKLVIQWCTHHKDDPPPPEDDENKEKRTDDIPVWDQEFLKVDQGTLFELILAANYLDIKGLLDVTCKTVANMIKGKTPEEIRKTFNIKNDFTEEEEAQVRKENQWCEEK; from the exons ATGCCTTCAATAAAGTTGCAGAGTTCTGATGGAGAGATTTTTGAAGTTGATGTAGAAATTGCCAAACAGTCTGTGACTATCAAGACCATGTTGGAAGGTAAGTTG GTCATTCAGTGGTGCACCCACCACAAGGATGACCCTCCTCCCCCTGAAGACGATGAGAACAAAGAAAAGCGAACGGATGATATCCCTGTTTGGGACCAGGAATTCCTGAAAGTTGACCAAGGAACACTTTTTGAGCTTATTCTG GCTGCAAACTACTTAGACATCAAAGGTTTGCTGGACGTTACGTGCAAGACTGTTGCCAATATGATCAAGGGGAAGACTCCTGAGGAGATTCGCAAGACCTTCAACATTAAGAATGACTTTACTGAAGAAGAGGAAGCCCAG GTACGCAAAGAGAACCAGTGGTGTGAAGAGAAGTGA
- the SKP1 gene encoding S-phase kinase-associated protein 1 isoform X1, translating to MPSIKLQSSDGEIFEVDVEIAKQSVTIKTMLEDLGMDDEGDDDPVPLPNVNAAILKKVIQWCTHHKDDPPPPEDDENKEKRTDDIPVWDQEFLKVDQGTLFELILAANYLDIKGLLDVTCKTVANMIKGKTPEEIRKTFNIKNDFTEEEEAQVRKENQWCEEK from the exons ATGCCTTCAATAAAGTTGCAGAGTTCTGATGGAGAGATTTTTGAAGTTGATGTAGAAATTGCCAAACAGTCTGTGACTATCAAGACCATGTTGGAAG ATTTGGGGATGGATGATGAAGGAGACGATGACCCGGTTCCTCTACCAAATGTTAATGCAGCAATATTAAAAAAG GTCATTCAGTGGTGCACCCACCACAAGGATGACCCTCCTCCCCCTGAAGACGATGAGAACAAAGAAAAGCGAACGGATGATATCCCTGTTTGGGACCAGGAATTCCTGAAAGTTGACCAAGGAACACTTTTTGAGCTTATTCTG GCTGCAAACTACTTAGACATCAAAGGTTTGCTGGACGTTACGTGCAAGACTGTTGCCAATATGATCAAGGGGAAGACTCCTGAGGAGATTCGCAAGACCTTCAACATTAAGAATGACTTTACTGAAGAAGAGGAAGCCCAG GTACGCAAAGAGAACCAGTGGTGTGAAGAGAAGTGA
- the SKP1 gene encoding S-phase kinase-associated protein 1 isoform X2 — protein MPSIKLQSSDGEIFEVDVEIAKQSVTIKTMLEDLGMDDEGDDDPVPLPNVNAAILKKVIQWCTHHKDDPPPPEDDENKEKRTDDIPVWDQEFLKVDQGTLFELILAANYLDIKGLLDVTCKTVANMIKGKTPEEIRKTFNIKNDFTEEEEAQ, from the exons ATGCCTTCAATAAAGTTGCAGAGTTCTGATGGAGAGATTTTTGAAGTTGATGTAGAAATTGCCAAACAGTCTGTGACTATCAAGACCATGTTGGAAG ATTTGGGGATGGATGATGAAGGAGACGATGACCCGGTTCCTCTACCAAATGTTAATGCAGCAATATTAAAAAAG GTCATTCAGTGGTGCACCCACCACAAGGATGACCCTCCTCCCCCTGAAGACGATGAGAACAAAGAAAAGCGAACGGATGATATCCCTGTTTGGGACCAGGAATTCCTGAAAGTTGACCAAGGAACACTTTTTGAGCTTATTCTG GCTGCAAACTACTTAGACATCAAAGGTTTGCTGGACGTTACGTGCAAGACTGTTGCCAATATGATCAAGGGGAAGACTCCTGAGGAGATTCGCAAGACCTTCAACATTAAGAATGACTTTACTGAAGAAGAGGAAGCCCAG TAG